One segment of Phycisphaerales bacterium DNA contains the following:
- a CDS encoding glycosyltransferase family 2 protein: MTNDSRVAILVISYNTKEMTLACLRTIREGASKTSHEVIVVDNASSDGSADAILREFPGFRVIASEDNLGFARANNLAATHATAERLLLLNPDTLVDPGAIDELVTFADRNPKAGIWGGRTRFGDGSPNPTSCWRRPTPWSVFCSASALAGLFKGSRLFNPESLGVLPDGAELPVDVVTGCLLMIDRELWEKLDGFDPAFFMYGEDADLCLRARGLGASPMVTARADIVHYGGQSDTVRPDKIVRLYTARRQLYARHWGRAWQWWADVGPMMNVLRRRAVARLRCAIGRGKPAKEPGTFDEVWARRREWTGSGALGESGS; encoded by the coding sequence ATGACAAACGACTCCCGCGTGGCCATCCTCGTCATCAGCTACAACACGAAAGAGATGACCCTCGCCTGCTTACGCACGATCCGCGAGGGAGCGAGCAAGACCAGCCATGAGGTGATCGTCGTCGACAATGCTTCGAGTGATGGGTCGGCCGATGCGATCTTGCGCGAGTTCCCCGGCTTCCGCGTCATTGCGTCAGAGGACAACCTCGGCTTTGCCCGGGCAAACAACCTGGCCGCGACGCACGCGACCGCTGAGCGTTTGTTGTTGCTCAATCCCGACACGCTGGTCGACCCTGGCGCGATCGACGAACTCGTAACCTTTGCCGACCGCAATCCGAAGGCGGGCATCTGGGGCGGGCGAACCCGCTTCGGAGACGGTTCGCCCAACCCGACGAGTTGCTGGCGAAGGCCCACGCCCTGGAGCGTCTTCTGCTCGGCCTCGGCGCTGGCCGGGCTGTTCAAGGGCTCGCGGCTTTTCAACCCCGAGTCCCTCGGCGTGCTGCCTGACGGGGCCGAGCTGCCCGTGGATGTGGTGACCGGGTGCCTGCTGATGATCGACCGCGAGCTGTGGGAGAAGCTGGACGGCTTCGACCCGGCGTTCTTCATGTACGGTGAAGACGCGGACCTGTGCCTGCGGGCACGCGGGCTCGGCGCGAGCCCCATGGTGACCGCCCGGGCCGACATCGTCCACTATGGCGGGCAGTCTGACACCGTCAGGCCCGATAAGATTGTTCGCCTCTATACCGCCCGCCGGCAGCTCTATGCAAGGCACTGGGGCCGAGCGTGGCAATGGTGGGCCGATGTTGGACCGATGATGAACGTGTTGCGGCGACGCGCCGTAGCACGCCTCCGCTGCGCGATCGGCAGGGGCAAGCCCGCTAAGGAGCCGGGGACCTTCGACGAGGTCTGGGCGCGGCGGAGGGAATGGACGGGCTCTGGAGCTCTGGGAGAATCGGGATCGTGA